A part of Geothrix oryzae genomic DNA contains:
- the mreC gene encoding rod shape-determining protein MreC — translation MPVRAAKWGWSRTGWQRLLIALLWLGHGAWALLGPNPGRHWKTAADVVSRPSQGLASRWHAWRVARWESARNLAETRAENARLTAELAQLKTLAAQEAPRQVEAEEAVRLMGLKRQIPLDLKAARVIFSTRPAAFGGLILDRGQDLGLVPDQGVLVPEGIVGRLWSVGPTQSKILPADAPNASVAVMLMRSRATGVLQGLGSGRATIRYISNQEVVQVGEAVLTSGLDRVFPRGLLVGYVAEVTQGDLELRVVVNLSAPLDRASLVLLLPSQPPLEVQPPFVAPEQKPQRKRGTP, via the coding sequence ATGCCCGTCCGCGCAGCCAAGTGGGGATGGAGCCGCACGGGGTGGCAGCGTCTCCTCATCGCCCTCCTCTGGCTGGGGCACGGGGCGTGGGCCCTGCTGGGCCCCAATCCGGGGCGCCACTGGAAGACGGCGGCTGATGTGGTATCGCGGCCCTCCCAGGGGCTGGCCTCCCGCTGGCATGCCTGGCGGGTCGCGCGGTGGGAGTCGGCCCGCAACTTGGCGGAGACCCGCGCGGAGAATGCCCGGCTGACGGCCGAGCTGGCGCAGCTCAAGACCCTCGCGGCCCAGGAGGCCCCGCGCCAGGTGGAGGCCGAGGAGGCCGTGCGCCTGATGGGCCTGAAGCGCCAGATCCCCCTCGACCTGAAGGCCGCGCGCGTCATCTTCAGCACCCGGCCCGCAGCCTTCGGCGGCCTGATCCTGGATCGGGGCCAGGACCTGGGGCTCGTGCCGGACCAGGGGGTGCTGGTGCCCGAGGGCATCGTGGGCCGGCTCTGGTCCGTGGGCCCGACGCAGTCCAAGATCCTGCCCGCGGACGCCCCCAATGCCTCGGTGGCCGTCATGCTCATGCGGAGCCGCGCCACGGGCGTGCTCCAGGGCCTGGGCTCGGGCCGCGCCACGATCCGCTACATCAGCAACCAGGAGGTGGTGCAGGTGGGCGAGGCCGTGCTCACCTCGGGGCTGGACCGGGTGTTCCCCCGGGGCCTGCTGGTGGGCTATGTGGCCGAGGTGACCCAGGGCGACCTGGAGCTGCGGGTGGTGGTGAACCTCTCGGCGCCCCTGGATCGGGCCTCCCTGGTGCTGCTCCTGCCCTCCCAGCCGCCGCTGGAGGTGCAGCCGCCCTTCGTCGCACCGGAACAGAAGCCGCAGCGCAAGCGGGGGACGCCATGA